The region gaaattgaggtttgccaATAATTTGATTAAACCTGCCCATCCAAATTTGACTTTGACTTAAATGCAGCATTAATTttcgggattaaaaaaaaatagtaccCCATCTTTTTAATATCGgaaaattagtgttgtatttttctggaattgggagaaGGCTTCAGCAGAGTGGTTCAGTGAGTTCAATTATTAGAGCAACATTATACATGATGAGTTTAAAAGTTTGAATTATACTTTTTGTTGATGTTAAAACATATCCCTTGATGTCTCCTCTTTCATGTGGAATAGTATTTTGTTTGTATTAATTGAAACAATAATGCTGAAATATTATATTTGTGCACATTTCTCAGGTTGATGAGAATGGTTGTTCCTGGAGGTCTGGAGCCAAAGTAGAGAAAAGGCTTCTGAAGCAATGGTTTCTCAAGCAACAACATTATAATAAGGTAAATGATGACAGTAACAATAGCAAACTTTGATGGGAACAAAAGGCAGATTCAGAGACCCATGAGTTGGCTGAATTTGTGTAACTTTTTTCCTTTGAACCCCTTCCTTGTTTTCCTGTGATCTCCTCTCGTACACGTCAGTGTGCGCAGATGGCATTGCGCCATAAGTGCCCTACATGCACACAACATGTCCAAGCTCCTTACACGCTCCTTGCACTACAACGCACTGTAACACACATATATTATGGGGTGAatgtggccgagcggttaaggcattggactgtgaatccaagggccGAGGTTTGAAATCTGAGTAGGTCCActtgagctcggctggctctttgtgtccttgagcaaggcatttctctctacttgcttagtgcttcggagggcactttaagctgtcggtcttgtgtacatgtatttctgacattgatgcagtgtgcacgttaaagaatgtCACAGGcgattcgaaaagagcaggggatcatcccattactgttgactgtacttcaaaaatacacacaTCTACTATAGGTTCCAGAGtgaaaaataagtacagcttgtctgtatgcagtgcgataatactcatacatatgaggaaggcacttataaggaagaagaagaagactaaaTGTGTTCACTTGGCAATCATTCCACGGATACAGATCCAAGTGCTGTGTAGACATTATACTATTATAGATGCGGATCCCAGGAGTGCGCATTGATGCACATTGATGTGGATCCCAATCTTGTGTGGGTACCCCCATTACATTGCAGTCTTGATGGATTGTAAATTATGATATTAATATGTTTGTGTATTTTGTTCCTATTGTTTGTAGGCCTTGGTGGAGAGTCTAGAAGATCTACCAGACTGGCCTAGTGGAGTTAAGACGATGCAGGCTGCTTGGATAGGGGACTGTGATGGGTGCACTTTCAACTTCAAATTGCAGGTAATTTGTAATGTATTCAAGAAAGATAAATTATGCACTGAAATGTGCCATTGTAGTTTGAAAAATGACAATAATCCTATCTCAGGAAGGAACATACAATCCAGTTTTTTACTGTCAGGTTCATCCTAACTCCCTATCTGCTTTTGGGagaagggaaaggaaagaaggagggCAATGGACTTCATGTTCTTCTCACACAGTGCACAACGAGCATGAAGCACATATAAAGTGCAGTAAGATATTTTAtacaaagcattacgcttggttacacATACAATATTTCCGAAATATACGCCATCACTTACGCATTGGATACGCATACACACGCACCTTGAAgtaaacagtttaaaatatttgggccaaaaaaaatttctctttaaatcacattattttgtggtaatagaatagaaataaagggtgtagCAAAttatgtgtcctcggcagtaaaaatgtttaaataatgggttcggttgCACCTTGCCAGTTACTGCCATTACTAcctcagacacattatttgggtgtgaAGGATAATAATGCTTAATTTCTTAAATGAAGAACTGGTCCAAAACTGCATTCCAATCCTGCTTGGCACAACAGTGAATTACTAAAGTTATCAGCAAATGTTCAAATTCTGCATTTTTCTGtggccatcattgacaatgccttacaatgacttactgtatGCATCATTGTTCACCACTGcaatccattttacacaaaatcGATTTTATTTGATGAAATCTAACTAACACTGCATGATaataacttctgtatcaaggataaggtacCATCTATTTTTTGCCTTCATCCTCAAATTTCTGGTGTACAAAATTCACATTTGTGTATTTCCTTATGGgtattacacagttaagccatttagTTATTTTACTGTGATCGCAACTTCTAATTTGTAGGCGgacctctataataagcaatgtggacatgtctatctttattgccatatttttgtATACATATCTTTAGATGAACCTTGGCAAGAACAGCTTCATACTACCTGTTCATACACCCACACCAGAGCTGATATATGGTGCAGCTTACATAGTATTGGCTCCATACCACACTCtattatcaaagacagaattCATGCAATGTCTCAGTGAAGAAGTTAGGAATAGAATACAAAAGCTTGATAAAACTACACAACACACCAGAGCTGATATATGGTGCAGCTTACATAGTATTGGCTCCATACCACACTCtattatcaaagacagaattCATGCAATGTCTCAGTGAAGAAGTTAGGAATAGAATACAAAAGCTTGATAAAACTACACAAGGTAGGTGCACACACCCACACCAGAGCTGATATATGGTGCAGCATACATAGTATTGGCTCCATACCACACGCtattatcaaagacagaattCATGGAATGTCTCAGTGAAGAAGTTAGGAATAGAATACAACAGGTTTATAAAACTTCACAAGGTAGGTGCACACATCCTTATGTATAAGGTATAGTAAAATGGACAATAACTGCACAATGAAAATATTGCGAATAACGTGTTTGGATAGCCTCCCCAGCGTCGTCTGCTCACAATCATATGTTAACCATGGCTTCAAAAAATTTGATAGCCTCACTTGTATGATAaggccaacaaaaaaaaattgtctcaaagctcacgagtggtttgaaaacaaatgcgaaatgcgattttttattttttatacccaactttttttactgtattttgaggaaaaaagtctgattttcgccgaatttttctggaaaaactaaaaaaaaattttttttttgaaataaaaacaaattccgcatttcttttttgtcaaattgcacgattttacaaatgcacacgcaagctttgagacaaacctttcttttttggcctaagtaTATGCAAGTACTTATGTCTTAATTCCATATCAGATTTTGTCTTTatcagagatgccaaccctccctatttAAGAGGGAGGCTtcttatttttgtaaaaaattttgtccattttgacaccacccaaatttggcaacctccctatttctggcaaattttgtgcccttgagttgcatgtaattttgaaaacctccctattttttgtttgaatcctccctattttctggatgttaatgttggcatctctgaatTATTATAGAAGATGAAGTCCATgaaacatgacaaaattcaatacaaGACAAAAGAAACTCTAGAGGAAATATTGCTTGAAAACACAAGCAATGAGCCATCGTAAAAtgtttgatatgatttaaaagaGTATAAAATAATGGTAATTAGTAATATACTGACCACATCCAATTCACTATTGTTTTTTCTGTGCAATCAATTTACCATGCCCCCACACCATGTGCAAACTAAATCATCTAGCCCTTGATAATGGTcaaatatttcatatttcatatttttcttatagATATTGATCTAGGCATATGTGCTCTGCACCCACTCACCAACCAGCTTCTACCCATCTATGTATCCAATAGTCCATCTATTTTCAACGAAGATGAAACTCACATTGAGTGTAGACTTGGTATTCCATCAGCCAGCAAGGAGCTAGCAGAGtttgcagtgcatcatgggattgATTTTGTTCCAGTACTTGTAGGAGAGGAGGATTTAGATAGTGATGTTCTTATAAACTCTAAACAGGTAAGCTAAAAACAGATGATTAAAGCTTTCACATGATTCAGTTCGATTTACCAAGGAGCTAGCAGTTTATAGGGATTGATTTGAAAATTGGtaaaattttgattgtttgattgatgtcATGGAAATTAAACACACAAATGTTAAATTCAGGGACAAGGCATTTCTTATGTTTAACACTAAGGTCGGTGTACTGTACCTGCATAAAAGCCAATGACGTAGAGTGTTCATATTACATGTCCTGTGTGAAAAACTAATCCTGTCAATATAAGGTAACAATTCATGCGGAGTGTCCATCTCTCTTTCTTTGATGCCAGACTCATTCATGTATAATGTTTCTGTGGGGTGTCCTCTACTCCTCCTGCAGATAGAATGAGTCTGTTTAAATTCCCACTTTAAGCCGGTACCCATATACACCTGGGTGAAGTGAAGCAAACTGTTTTTAACAGAACACAAATacaaattttgatgatatttttgcgaaacaaatgaatctgcaagaaattgtttgcacataaacaatatgtagccagaggttttcagcggtaataaaatctaaacattttttgagaaaactaaGCTATGGATTACAAAATGACCCCTTAAACTACAAAAgtttcaaaatggtgttattgGTTTTTGCTTCTCAGCTCTTTATGTGCTGTATTTTTTCACCAGTTTTCAGGGTTAGCAAGGATCAAAGGCAGAGTAGCTGTATTAGACTATGTGAAAGATAACAACTCACTAGGTGAAGCATGGACCAGTCCCAGGCAACATGATTGGCTGGTATCCAGGCAACGCTATTGGGGAACTCCCTTACCCATCATACATTGTGAGAAATGTAAAGTAAGTATCATCGTTTTGCTATTGGTTATACAGTGTTATTCCAGATGAGAAGGAAACTGGAAAATAGCCTGTGAAAGTGTTTTCTACTTTGATCAAATACCAAGGAAATGCTTGACACTGCAGACCCCTTGATCACTTACATAATTAGAGGAGGAaacttatatgtgacacgatcaagagagatgagtcagatgtcgctaatattgattttgaaaatgatcaatttcttttgttttatattgtttttagcgattgataaattgatgtaacttcgcaaagaagagtcgtatcaacatggggttttcagtttctgaaagctttaaatgtcctctttagaaacatgtgtaaaactcatttttgaccaggttcgacatgtgactcattccccttgatcatgtcatatatgtggtatatgggccgtgaacaacggtgaaacatgattgaatccctttcaacaacgaaacaagctaaagatgtctagttcgcatgattctttcattcagaatgtccgtttgtcattgccactcaaccttacaagaagatcgcggtatttctcgTTGATATCAAACATATCAAACTAACATTCGTCATTTAGCACTACTTATCTAGACTTAGGCCATTGCATGATATGATGGTTGTTATTGTTAACCTTAATGATTCTAAATATGCATGGCATAAAATAAGTTTTGTTTAAATGTCTTTACGTCTACTGGATCTGTGAGGCACATAGCTTTACCCTAACATAACACAACTTATACATCTTCACAGGCTGTTCCAGTACCAGAATCTGATCTACCAGTTATTCTGCCAAAACTAAAGTCAGTCTCAGGCAAAGGAATATCTCCTCTCTTACAAGCTACGGACTGGCTAAACGTCAAATGTCCTCAATGTGGCGGAGACGCTAAACGAGAAACCGACACTATGGATACATTTGTTGACTCTGCGTGGTATTTCTTGAGGTATACGGATCCGCATAATGAGACAGAGCCATTTGTTAAGGATAAGGCAGATAGCTTGATGCCAGTTGATATGTATGTTGGAGGACAGGAACATGGTAGGTTGTCactctgcaatgggctattccatttaaatccatattccccctgtggaagattttggaaaatcttccacaggggagtatgaatttcaaatggaatgaacactgaatcaattttgaaaatataaagtgctacagttgtgagatttgaggccaatgtcaaactttacacatatggtttaaaaaatcagattaccactcatttatggactatatacttccaaatatgctcaaatgaaacctgtttttgtttaaaaaataatactagaaagttaggaaaatcatttagctacatattgataccaaaatgaattcaaaatcacaagtaaaagttgagttcttggagtttatatctcccctaccccttaattttgtcctattttttgtgattttatgcgattatcgtccatacataaaatgacctgtaaaaaaaaagcgataccacaatttgagtccactacctacctagcagtgatctagagggtccatactaactacctatggtgtcaaaccttgtatgtagtgggggatgaacgaagtcatttttttgaggttgctgctcctgtactaccatttgaatttcatacacccgctgagaaagattcaacctgaatattccactgagggagggtgagtttcaaatacagctgctaatgtgttcattccatttgaaattcatactccccctgtgaaagatatttccaaaatcttccacaggggtagtgtggattttaaatggaatagccaaatgatcTGTTCTAAAAACTCACATTAAACAATGATAGGTGGATGTGCAGTGGTCAAttaagggtccctttttcaggctccctGATAGTTCTGAAGACCATCAATTAGGGATCATGCTGCAGTTCTTTAGCCCCATTTGATAACCCCccagcactacctgctgatctaacatggcctctgattggtcaatttcatgatattttcactctaatcaccaatcagaatggagctttgcaaataattcagcccaatatttttgcatggtgaaattattctaacaatgttgctgattgggccaattgataatgaaaacttctttttggccaatcagcaggtagttctcatagggttaagacccctaaaattgtagctctttagccacAATTAAGGAAAATTTGGAATTTCCATAGCTCCACAAGGTATATTTTGGTCAGTAGccccaaaaatattttgaaatatcagTTTCAAATCCCCTCAGCTCCCAACCAAAAtgtaagttgagtgccccccaggTTAGAATTAAGGCACATCAGACTTAAAGAAAAGTCAACCAAAATTGTGTTATTACAGAATCCTCACCAGAATTACCGAAATGGAGTGTTTTACACTTGATATAAGCTAAGATAATAGACTAACAACTTTTCATCATAAGTAAATAAAGTAATACAACTTGAATAAAAGAAACAGAAAAGTTGATGTAAATCAATGAATAAAAAGAtaactttattttgttttcagcaCTTTTGCATCTCTTATACGCCCGCTTCTTCAACCATTTCATTCATGACCAGAAGATGGTGTCACATAAGGAACCGTTTAAGAGGCTGCTGGTCcagggtctggtcaaaggtcaaagttacAAAGTTGCAAGTACAGGGCAGTATCTAGCACCGCACCAAGTGGATTTTTCAGGTTGGTTgatattgtttaaatttttatacatttttggtattttgtttgctataaaaattagcaaaaattgtacaaattctTCGTCATATAATTGgtaaattcgtcgtccgtattccatagtggcgtatagtgggcgccaaataaacaacttttcgagaaaatcgggtttgaagaaatgccaatttaaaatcgagttgtgtaaatcagacattcattatattttgtaaatgatgtgaaatttttgtagtaaactaaatagattttattgttatatatttttcaaaagaaataaatacatactattgctggcaaactgaaaataaaactatacgtcactatggaaaacaaacaaaacgcaataccctaacctaacgttaaccggacgccacctcggtcgccgtgtaatccctatggcgttacttttcgtcgttcgtattccatagtggcgtataggtccgatacgtgtacgccactatgacatacaatgtttttcattttgccgatatttcataattataaaatgtgtataaaaagtggcgtatggtcgatacgccactatggaatacaaaaaatgtcactttgtaactatacgccacatttaattaattaattactaattaattagctaattatgactgatgagactttgaaaaaatgaaagagaacatcattaaaaacatatgtgccaattttcaaaaaaatgaccaaaaatcactatacgccactatggaatacagccgacgaattggtctattcctgttgaaatccatacaccccctatggaagacatgaccataatctcctaTACAGGGAGTGtagtggaatcacccattcaggtaacccatttgcaattcacactccctgtgggagagattaaggtcatatgttttccatggggtgtatggatttcaactgaaatagtccatATTATCACAATCCATACTGAAAACATGATGCATCAgcgaatctgattggctgatcaagaTCTCGTGATTTATTTAAAAATCACAGATTTGGAAAAAATACATGCCTTGCTTATCACAGGACTCTAGTTCAtcaaaatcatgtaaaaatctgaattttggaaaaaaaagtgagGGCCTGCTATTGAGTAAATTTCGCAATATTCCTTTATGTCCAAAAAGAAACAAGGTTTGAATTTGGTCATACAGGAGATTGGAAATGCAATACGATATGTTTTTTCCCTGCATAAATTTGAATTCCggactttttgatgattttgctggATAATTTcttaaaaaagaaaggaaaaaaaaatgcaagGGTGACCAAAGATAACCATATCTATTTTTTTGCCCAATGCCTTACCACTTGTTTGCCATATTATTTAGGTGATGAACCTGTTGCCAAGGAGACGGGTGAGAAGCTGATAGTCCAATGGGAGAAGATGAGTAAATCCAAACATAATGGAGTCAACCCTGAGGAACTGTTAGCAAAGTATGGTACTGATGCCATTAGGATAGCAGTATTGAAGAATGTGCCGCCAAGACAAGATATGCTATGGGATGAACAAGGTAGGAACTGTTAGCAAAGTATGGTACTGATGTCGTTAGGATGGCAGTATTGAAGAATGTGCCGCCAAGACAAGATATGCTATGGGATGAACAAGGTATAAAGCTATAAATGATCTTTTTCACTAAATATGCCAATAGCCATAATAGGGGTATTGTGATAGTGTATTGCTTCTGTACTAaaagcactttctcaaattgaatgaccaattgCTGTACACCTTTGACTGTTTTCTGTTGGAGCTGTTGTAGATACGAACTGTTTTGTTCTTTAAAAGTTGTTCATAAATATGCAGTAGAAAGTGATTTTCCCTCATCCTGTGTCTCTATCCTTGATATAATACCAGAGATAGCATTATTCAcaaatgaatattaatgagcttatttggaTATTTGGAATTTATTTTCAGATAATAATactcaaaaatacaataaaaacaacaattttgatacAAAGCTGAACTGGAATGAGTAGAATATGATTCCATCAGTGTGAGATAATTTTGATAAGATCGATTTCAAATAATATGCCAGATACATTTTTGGGTATAGGCAGACAGGACAATACAAGACAGGACAGGACAGACCCAAATAAAACAACattcttgtttcttgtttttgATCAGATCTGGGAGGTGACTGGATACCCAATGTATGGAAGCTGGTCAGCAGA is a window of Amphiura filiformis chromosome 2, Afil_fr2py, whole genome shotgun sequence DNA encoding:
- the LOC140146558 gene encoding probable leucine--tRNA ligase, mitochondrial, which produces MAQLGVRRHLISGLPSRTQSHGYIWRKLVRCIYSKTGIWEDEYNASTRQEVETYWKEKIHKYNESLAYKPQDNKEKYYVLSMFPYPSGKLHMGHVRVYTISDAVAHFHRMNGKQVLHPIGWDAFGLPAENAAIERGLQADEWTYSNIDYMRKQLKELSMCFNWEREVTTCSPDYYRWTQYLFVKMFKAGLAYQKEALVNWDPVDQTVLANEQVDENGCSWRSGAKVEKRLLKQWFLKQQHYNKALVESLEDLPDWPSGVKTMQAAWIGDCDGCTFNFKLQLGIEYKSLIKLHNTPELIYGAAYIVLAPYHTLLSKTEFMQCLSEEVRNRIQKLDKTTQDIDLGICALHPLTNQLLPIYVSNSPSIFNEDETHIECRLGIPSASKELAEFAVHHGIDFVPVLVGEEDLDSDVLINSKQFSGLARIKGRVAVLDYVKDNNSLGEAWTSPRQHDWLVSRQRYWGTPLPIIHCEKCKAVPVPESDLPVILPKLKSVSGKGISPLLQATDWLNVKCPQCGGDAKRETDTMDTFVDSAWYFLRYTDPHNETEPFVKDKADSLMPVDMYVGGQEHALLHLLYARFFNHFIHDQKMVSHKEPFKRLLVQGLVKGQSYKVASTGQYLAPHQVDFSGDEPVAKETGEKLIVQWEKMSKSKHNGVNPEELLAKYGTDAIRIAVLKNVPPRQDMLWDEQDLGGDWIPNVWKLVSRFIKLRNELGNTNKQTEDVERQEDEIKIKCNETINMITESYQSRNTTLNLVINNLIGLANRLAKASDHIIKSSTTYERALCSLVIMVAPFAPHVTSEMWKGIAGVSNHVAADFDLEKDVLEQQWPQAIESDLFPLIIKVNNNNIGKIPVPLQHRQNQDTLQDLVMKSAIGREHLNNVQIRKVIYNPSAKFKGSTAALMNFVVETDKQKVKKKSND